From Kangiella sp. TOML190, one genomic window encodes:
- the ftsH gene encoding ATP-dependent zinc metalloprotease FtsH, producing MNDLVKNILFWAVAAIILFFVIDTINQKQMDDSKIPFSEFVQKIENKEFSSVEINPNNQLAIGIDGGDADLKVHAQIPHGGWEKLNDILLENKVSYSSAKPEGNGLGTLLLSFGPILLLIGVWIYFMRQMQGGGKGGGALSFGKSKARMLSEDQVKTTFADVAGVEEAKEEVGELVDFLRDPRKYQKLGGTIPRGVLMVGPPGTGKTLLARAIAGEAKVPFFTISGSDFVEMFVGVGASRVRDMFDQAKKHAPCIIFIDEIDAVGRHRGAGMGGGHDEREQTLNQLLVEMDGFEGGEGVIVIAATNRPDVLDPALLRPGRFDRQVVVGLPDIKGREKILQVHMRKVPASDDVEAGVIARGTPGFSGADLANLVNEAALFAARENKRTVNMDHFEKAKDKIMMGAERRSMVMTEEEKLNTAYHEAGHAIVGLKVPSHDPVYKVSIIPRGRALGVTMYLPEQDRYSMSKEQLESQLSSLFGGRIAEEILNGPQQVTTGASNDIERATEIARNMVTKWGLSDKLGPLSYAQDEGEVFLGRSVTQHKNIADDTARAIDEEIRDFIDRNYKRAEKILNDNLDKLHAMSAALMKYETIDAKQIEEIMNGDEPQPPENWDDKPNGPSEPPKDPSPADTKAHEDKTSEDNEDGSAVVVKLRDE from the coding sequence TTGAACGATTTAGTTAAAAATATTCTGTTTTGGGCGGTTGCGGCCATTATTTTGTTTTTTGTGATTGACACTATCAATCAAAAGCAAATGGACGACAGTAAAATTCCTTTCAGTGAATTTGTACAAAAGATTGAGAATAAAGAGTTTTCCAGTGTTGAAATTAATCCCAATAATCAATTGGCGATTGGGATTGACGGTGGCGATGCGGATCTCAAAGTACATGCGCAAATTCCCCACGGCGGTTGGGAAAAGCTGAACGATATCCTGCTCGAGAATAAAGTTAGCTACAGCTCGGCTAAGCCTGAAGGCAATGGCCTTGGAACCTTACTACTGAGTTTTGGCCCAATTTTATTATTGATTGGTGTTTGGATTTATTTTATGCGCCAAATGCAAGGCGGCGGTAAGGGCGGTGGCGCTCTATCGTTTGGTAAGTCAAAAGCGCGGATGTTATCTGAAGATCAGGTTAAAACTACCTTTGCGGATGTGGCTGGTGTGGAAGAAGCCAAAGAAGAAGTGGGTGAGTTAGTGGACTTCTTACGCGATCCGCGTAAATACCAAAAACTCGGTGGTACTATCCCGCGCGGTGTTTTGATGGTGGGCCCACCTGGCACTGGTAAAACGCTACTGGCGCGCGCCATCGCTGGCGAAGCCAAAGTACCTTTTTTTACCATCTCCGGTTCGGATTTCGTGGAAATGTTTGTGGGCGTTGGTGCTTCTCGGGTTCGAGATATGTTCGACCAAGCGAAAAAACACGCACCGTGTATTATTTTTATTGATGAGATCGATGCGGTGGGTCGTCATCGTGGAGCTGGTATGGGTGGCGGTCATGATGAGCGTGAGCAAACCTTGAACCAATTGTTAGTCGAAATGGATGGCTTTGAAGGTGGTGAAGGGGTGATTGTGATCGCCGCAACTAACCGTCCAGATGTACTCGATCCAGCCTTGTTGCGTCCAGGTCGTTTTGACCGTCAAGTGGTAGTTGGCCTACCGGATATTAAAGGTCGTGAAAAAATCTTACAGGTGCATATGCGTAAAGTGCCCGCTTCGGATGATGTGGAAGCTGGTGTGATTGCCCGCGGCACGCCCGGTTTTTCTGGCGCTGATTTGGCCAATTTAGTTAATGAAGCCGCGTTGTTTGCTGCGCGTGAAAATAAACGTACGGTCAATATGGACCATTTTGAAAAGGCCAAAGACAAAATCATGATGGGTGCGGAGCGCCGCTCGATGGTGATGACCGAAGAAGAAAAGCTCAATACCGCTTACCATGAAGCGGGCCATGCCATTGTTGGCTTGAAAGTGCCGAGTCACGATCCAGTATATAAAGTTTCCATCATTCCGCGTGGTCGTGCTCTAGGCGTTACTATGTATTTGCCGGAGCAAGATCGCTATTCGATGTCCAAAGAACAATTGGAATCGCAGCTTTCGTCATTATTCGGTGGCCGAATTGCCGAAGAAATTTTAAATGGTCCCCAGCAGGTCACCACTGGCGCTTCTAATGATATTGAGCGTGCTACTGAGATTGCTCGCAATATGGTCACCAAATGGGGCTTGTCAGATAAGCTGGGACCACTGTCTTATGCCCAAGATGAAGGCGAAGTCTTCTTAGGGCGTTCGGTCACCCAACATAAAAATATTGCGGATGACACGGCGCGGGCGATTGATGAAGAAATTCGTGATTTTATCGATCGCAATTACAAGCGAGCGGAAAAAATCTTGAACGATAATTTGGATAAACTGCATGCCATGTCCGCCGCCTTAATGAAATATGAAACCATTGATGCCAAGCAGATCGAAGAGATTATGAATGGCGATGAGCCGCAGCCACCTGAAAATTGGGATGATAAACCCAATGGGCCAAGCGAGCCGCCCAAAGATCCTAGTCCTGCGGATACCAAGGCTCATGAAGATAAAACTTCAGAGGATAATGAGGATGGCTCCGCGGTGGTGGTTAAGCTGCGTGATGAGTAA
- the rlmE gene encoding 23S rRNA (uridine(2552)-2'-O)-methyltransferase RlmE, with translation MGKSRSKSSQRWMREHFDDQYVKQSQKDGYRSRAVYKLEELDKKYNLIKPGHTVVDLGAAPGGWSQYAAFKIGTKGQVFALDILPMDALADVEFIEGDFREEAVLNQLLAKIGDKKADLVLSDMAPNMSGVDAVDIPRAMYLTELALELAQTTLAKGGAFVVKVFQGEGFDDYVRQCRQLFSRVMIRKPDASRGRSREVYVLGQGFKG, from the coding sequence ATGGGAAAGTCGCGCAGTAAAAGCAGCCAACGTTGGATGCGTGAGCATTTTGACGATCAATACGTTAAGCAATCGCAGAAAGACGGCTATCGCTCGAGAGCCGTTTATAAACTCGAGGAGTTGGATAAAAAATATAACCTGATAAAACCTGGGCATACGGTGGTCGATCTGGGGGCTGCTCCGGGTGGTTGGTCGCAGTATGCCGCTTTTAAAATTGGCACTAAAGGACAAGTGTTCGCGCTGGATATTTTACCCATGGATGCTTTAGCGGATGTGGAGTTTATTGAAGGTGATTTTCGTGAAGAAGCAGTGTTAAATCAGCTGCTTGCGAAAATTGGTGATAAAAAAGCGGACCTTGTTTTATCGGATATGGCCCCCAATATGAGTGGTGTGGATGCAGTGGATATACCGCGCGCTATGTATTTAACCGAATTAGCGCTGGAATTAGCCCAGACCACCCTCGCTAAAGGTGGAGCTTTTGTCGTTAAAGTGTTCCAAGGCGAAGGCTTTGATGACTATGTGCGGCAATGTCGGCAGCTGTTTAGCCGAGTCATGATCCGCAAGCCGGATGCGTCCAGGGGGCGCTCGCGCGAGGTTTATGTGCTGGGGCAAGGTTTTAAAGGATGA